GCTAAACCAATGGTTGAAATGCGGTGCGATTGCATGCATGTTCCGTTGTTGAGAATTGAGCAAACTTTCCTTATGCAAATAATGCCTCGCGACCTGCCAGAGAATATCGGCTGTTACATCGATCATGCCGTAACTCTCTCATTCCAGGCGTCGGTAAATTGAACATTGCCATCACAGTATTTCCATGTGATTCTTTCATAGCGAAGCGATGCAAATTCAATGTGATTTATTTTTTCCTGCCTGGTCATTGAAGGGCAAATCGAAACGATCTTTACCCCTTCGAGCAATATGTTGAAATATTCAACTTCCTGCCCCACATCATTAATCCGGTACCAGCGAATTTCGGCGGAATGAAGTTTTTGCCCTGTTGCAACCGCTTTGTAAAGGTATGGGCTAGAAGAATCGAACTCTTTTTCGATGTTCATCGCGCCATGCGTGCGAGTGCCTTTTAGCTTCCCGGTATTGTCATCAGTAGGAATGCTTAGCGAATGCCCAAAGCCTTGGATCTCAATGCTGCCTTCCCGTTCCCATACATCTACAGAGCCTTTTATATCGGCACCGCCATCATCTTTTAACCACATGTAAGCTGGAATAGCCATTTTTGATAATTCCTTAATGTGTGAAGAGAGTCGTATCAACTATTAATTAAACACAGATCTGGGTGCGACTTATTACACAAGGTGCTATGCAAAAATCAAATATAAAAAAGACGATATATTAATGATGCGAATTTATTACCAACTTAAATGATGATAAGAGAACGCTGAAAGTGGTCGATATTTTGCGGGGAAAAACACGAATTTGTTTTATTTTTTTGTTTTGGTGCTGTAATAGCGTATGTCGATGTATATTGCTAATATGATTGAGAAAATTCTACCGTGAAGGACAGTCTGTGAAGAAACTGCTGTGTATGGTGCCGCTTATCAGCGTGCTCACCGCCTGCGATAACGCCTCAACACCGGCTGCTTTTACGCCGGAAATGGCGAGTTTTTCCAATGAATTTGATTTCGATCCACTGCGGGGTCCAGTGAAAGACTTCAGCCAGACGCTGATGAACGAGAAGGGCGAAGTGACCAAGCGCGTCAGCGCCAGATTGTCGCAGGAAGGCTGTTTTGATCTGATCGAACTTCACGATCTGGAGAATAACTCCGGCGCGACGCTGGTCCTCGACGCGAACTATTACGTCGACGGCACCACCCAGCAAAAACGTATTTTGCTGCAAGGGAAATGCCAGTTAGCGGGGATGCCTGCGGCCGGAATGACGTGGGACACCGACGATAACGGCTTTGTAGTGGCGGCCCACGGGAAAACATTAAGCGTGGATTATCGCTACGACAGCGAAGGCTATCCGTTAGGGAAAACCTCAACCAATGGCGATGAAACGCTGAAGATTGTGGCGACGCCGCCGAAGGATGCGCGTAAGAAACTCGATTACACCGCGGTAAGCATTCTGAATGACAAAACCATCGGCAACGTGGCGCAGACCTGTGATTACGACCGACACGACAACCCGCTGAGCTGCGAGTTGCAGATTGTCGATGACAGCGCAACGCCGCCAGTGACCCGGCGCTACACCATCAAAAATACCATCGAGTACTACTGAGCCGTCGGCTTGAGCAGGGTGTGCGTTTTGTGTTTCGGCAGATACTGATGCTGGAACAGACACATACGAATGGTATTGCGGTATTCGCCGTTAATGAAGAACTCATGGATGAGTTCACCTTCTACCTGGAAACCGAGCTTGCGATAAATATGGATCGCCTTTTCGTTTTCGGTATCGACAATTAAATACAGCTTGTAGAGGTTCAGCACCATAAAGCCGTAGTCCATCGCCAGCATCGCTGCCTTTGTCGCCAGTCCTTTGCCCTGATAGTCCGGGGAAATAATAATCTGAAATTCTGCACGGCGGTGAACGTGGTTGATTTCCACTAATTCAACGAGGCCCGCCTTCTCGCCGTCGCATTCGATAACAAAGCGGCGTTCGCTCTGATCGTGAATATGTTTGTCGTACAGGTCAGAAAGCTCAACGAAAGCTTCGTAAGGCTCTTCGAACCAGTAACGCATAACGCTGGCATTATTATCCAGCTGGTGAACAAAGCGCAGATCCTCGCGTTCCAGAGGGCGCAGCTTAACGGCATAAGCATCGGCCATGTGATTTCCTTGATTTGGGTAAGCGTGTCAAACGGGGGAGGAAGGGCGCCCGCAGGCGCCCGACGGTATTACGGAGTAAGAGGTCGACCGGTCGTTCTGTCGAGGCAGCGCAGGGTATTAGGCTCCCAGTACGCATTCAGATTGGCGCTTTTATCGCATTTATCACGCGTATCAAAAGCGACATCTGTTTTATCCCACTCTTTTTCTGTGCGGGTGTTCACTTTCTGACGAAGCGACCGGGTATCGTTCCACTGTTCCTTGTCCATCGCCGCATCTTGTTTGCTCTGCGCGCTGTCACCGGATTCAATGATGAGCTTGCTGGTTTGCGCAGATGCACTCGCGGTATAAACGATGGCACCCAGCGTCAGCATCGCCGTTAGGCACAGGCGTTTGCTAAAAGTCACTTTCATTGCTGTTTCCTTTAGGGTGTTATAAACGGTAATCCCACGCGCAGAGTTTACACCAACTCCCGCGCAGGGAATAC
This DNA window, taken from Scandinavium goeteborgense, encodes the following:
- a CDS encoding DUF1283 family protein — protein: MKVTFSKRLCLTAMLTLGAIVYTASASAQTSKLIIESGDSAQSKQDAAMDKEQWNDTRSLRQKVNTRTEKEWDKTDVAFDTRDKCDKSANLNAYWEPNTLRCLDRTTGRPLTP
- a CDS encoding YnfC family lipoprotein, with translation MVPLISVLTACDNASTPAAFTPEMASFSNEFDFDPLRGPVKDFSQTLMNEKGEVTKRVSARLSQEGCFDLIELHDLENNSGATLVLDANYYVDGTTQQKRILLQGKCQLAGMPAAGMTWDTDDNGFVVAAHGKTLSVDYRYDSEGYPLGKTSTNGDETLKIVATPPKDARKKLDYTAVSILNDKTIGNVAQTCDYDRHDNPLSCELQIVDDSATPPVTRRYTIKNTIEYY
- the speG gene encoding spermidine N1-acetyltransferase, translating into MADAYAVKLRPLEREDLRFVHQLDNNASVMRYWFEEPYEAFVELSDLYDKHIHDQSERRFVIECDGEKAGLVELVEINHVHRRAEFQIIISPDYQGKGLATKAAMLAMDYGFMVLNLYKLYLIVDTENEKAIHIYRKLGFQVEGELIHEFFINGEYRNTIRMCLFQHQYLPKHKTHTLLKPTAQ
- a CDS encoding Hcp family type VI secretion system effector, whose protein sequence is MAIPAYMWLKDDGGADIKGSVDVWEREGSIEIQGFGHSLSIPTDDNTGKLKGTRTHGAMNIEKEFDSSSPYLYKAVATGQKLHSAEIRWYRINDVGQEVEYFNILLEGVKIVSICPSMTRQEKINHIEFASLRYERITWKYCDGNVQFTDAWNERVTA